The Chryseolinea soli nucleotide sequence TACGACGGATCGAACAACAAAACTTCGTCGCCCGTGGTGATGAAAGCGGCAATGATGGAGAAGATGGCTTCCGTGGCGCCGGGCGTAACGGTGATCTCGGTTTCGGGATCAACGGTACGTCCATACGTGCGGCCGATCACCCCGGCAATGGCGTTGCGCAACGCCACGGCCCCGGGCATGGGGGCATATTGATTGTGGTCTTCCACCATGTAGCGATGCACCAGCTCGATGATCGTGCGGTCGATGCTGAAATCGGGGAAGCCTTGCGACAGGTTGATGGCACCGTAGTCCAGCGCCATCTTCGACATGACAGTGAAGATGGAGGTGCCAACGTCGGGTAAGCGCGAGGGAATATTCATGGGCAGCGGAGAGGTTGCCACGGCATTATTTTTTCAAGGGCGCGGCGATCCGGTACTCTGTGTCCACTTTGCCTTTGGAGATATCGGCCAGCTTTCCCTTCAGCAGTCGCTTCTTTAATGGTGTCAGGTAATCGACGAACATTTTTCCTTCGATGTGGTCGTATTCGTGCTGGATGATGCGGGCCTTCATGCCGTCGTAGTGCTCTTCATGGAGCACCCAGTCGGCGTCGTAGTATTTGATGATGAGGTTTTCCTTGCGGGATACTTTTTCGCGGATGTTTGGAATGCTGAGACAGCCTTCTTCATATTCCCACGGTTCGCCGGCTTCTTCCACCATCACCGGGTTGATGAAAACCTTTTTGAAGTCGGCCATGGCCGGCTCGTCGTCTATGATGGTGCCATCGACCACAAACAGCCGGATACTTTTTCCGATCTGTGGCGCGGCCAGCCCGATGCCACTGGCATTGTGCATGGTTTCAAACATGTCTTCAATCAACTGGTGCACGTCCGTGCCGTGTTCCAGGTTGCTCGCCCGCTGACGCAGCACTGGATCGCCGTACATGATAATAGGATAGATCATGGCGCAAAGGTAATAACACACAATTAATTCTTTCTCGCCCACGAAGATACTTTTGGAGCAAAA carries:
- the def gene encoding peptide deformylase, which codes for MIYPIIMYGDPVLRQRASNLEHGTDVHQLIEDMFETMHNASGIGLAAPQIGKSIRLFVVDGTIIDDEPAMADFKKVFINPVMVEEAGEPWEYEEGCLSIPNIREKVSRKENLIIKYYDADWVLHEEHYDGMKARIIQHEYDHIEGKMFVDYLTPLKKRLLKGKLADISKGKVDTEYRIAAPLKK